CGGCGGATGTGTATCAGCTGGGGCGTGAGTTCTGCCGCGAGCCCTTCCAATGCTGGTCTTCCCATTCGTTGCCCCCCTTCCCGTCGCAGTCGATGATGCTCACGATTCCACGTTCGTCAATAATGGCGAGTTGGCCACAAAGCGGTTGGCCGGCTTATGGAGCCCCAGGTGATCACGCAGCGTGTCACCCTCGTAGTCGAGTCGATACAAGCCCCGCTCCTGTAAAATCGGAACAACCTTATCGACGAAATCATCCAAGCCTTGAGGCAGGATCGGTGCGACGAACATAAAGCCGTCTGCCGCTCCTTGGGTAAACCACTTTTCCAATACATCCGCAATTTGTTCGGGTGTGCCGACCAGCTCCCGATTCACGCCACCTTCGAGTAGGGCGTATAGCTCGCGCAAGGTCGGGTTCTCCTTTTGAATCAGCTCCGTCATCCGCTCAAAATGACTCTGAATACCGTTATCTTGAGGAAATTCTACTTCCGACGCAGGAGTGTCCAGCGTATAGTTGCTAAAGTCCACTTTGCCCAAATAGCCGGACAAGAATCGCAAGCCTTGCTCGGGCAGCAGCAGGTCATGCAGGTGGCGGTTGATAGCCTCTGCTTCTTCCTTCGTATCTGCCACGATGGGGGAAATACCTTGTAAAATATGTAGCTGGTCAGGCGTCCGCCCATAGTCGGCCAGCTTTCCTTTCAGGCTCTTGTAAAACTCCTTTGCCTTCTCAAAATCTTTGACGTGGGAGAAGACGACCTCCGCTGTTCTCGCTGCCAGTCGCTGACCCGGTTCAGAAGCTCCCGCCTGCACAATCACAGGCTGGCCTTGCCTGGACCTGCCGATGTTGAGGGGACCTTGGACCGAGTAGTACGAGCCTTTATAATTCAGTCGATGCATTTTTTTCGGATCGAAGTACACGCCGGACTCCTTATCCTGCACGAAAGCGTCGTCCTCCCAGGAGTCCCACAACCCCTGCACCACATCGATGAATTCTTCAGCCTGTTTATAGCGTTCGTCGTGCTCCACATGAGTGTGCCGACTAAAGTTACGCCCCGTCTCACCCGTAGCGTCACCAGTCGTGACCATATTCCACCCAGCGCGCCCATTGCTGATCTGGTCCACAGAAGCGAACAGCCGCGCCAGATTGTAGGGCTCATGATAAGTCGTTGAAGCTGTCGCGACGAGTCCGATCTTGGATGTCGCGCCCGCCAATGCAGCCAGCAAGGTTGTCGGCTCAAAGCGATTCAGAATATTCGAGTGGGAGCTTTCATTGACCGCCAGGCTGTCAGCGATAAAAGCGATATCAAACTTTCCCCGCTCGGCCGTCTTGGCCATCTGCTTATAGAACTCCAGGTCAATGCTGGCATTTCGTTGTGCGCTGGGCAGCCGCCAGGACGCAACGTGAATGCCTGTTCCCACCAGATAGGCGGAAAAATGGATTTGCCTTTTTTGCGTCATCGGTTCTCCTCCTCTGTCTTGCTTCTTGCTTTGCGGTCATCGCCGTCTCTATTTGCTCGCGTACGCGCTTTTGAAGTTTTTTAATTCCTCTACGGTAACTTGCGTCGGAATGTAGTTTCCTTGGTACGTCTTCGTGATAAAGTCTGAGACTTCTTTCGATTGATAGACTTGGACCAGCTTCTTGAGATCTTCTCTATTCTCGTTTTGCTTGGTCGTCGCAATCACGTTGATGTATGGCTTAGCAGTTTGACTTTCATGGAAAATCGAGTCTTTCAGCAGAAAACCTGCCTCCACCGCAACACCGTTATTGATGATCGAAGCCGCGACGTCCTTCATGACGCGAGGGGTAGTCGCTCCATCTACGGGAACAATTTCGAGATTTTTCGGATTTTCCTTGATTTTGTCTGCCCCGCCGAATCCATCAAAATGGTCAACCACTTTGATCAAGCCAGCTTCCTGTAGGAGCACCAGCGAGCGTCCCCAGTTGGAGTCGTCGTTGGGAACGGCGATTTTGGCGTTGTCTGGAATCTCCTCAACCTTCTTGAATTTATCCGAATAGATCCCCAGCGGAGCGATGATCGTCGAGCCGACCGGCACAATTTCCGATTTGTTTTTCGTGTTGAACTGATCCAGAAAAGCGACGTGCTGGAATGCATTTGCATCGATATCTCCCTCGAGCAGCACGGTGTTTGGGTTCACGTTGGCATTAAACTGAACCAGCTCGATATTCAGACCTTGCTTCTGCGCCTGTTCCTTTACGAATTCCCAAGTCCGGCTCTCGGAACCGCGGATACCGATCTTAAGTCCTTTGGATTCCTCTGTTTTTGCACAACCGGCGGCCAGGCCTGCGAGAATGACGAATACAAGTAAAATGGCAAATTTCTTCATGGATGTCTCTCCTGTCTCTTTTTCAGTAGCTTTCTTTCGTTATTTTCTACGAATTTTTCGCGCCAATCTGTTGCCCTGCGACTGAATACCTTGAACGAGAATGACCAAGACAATGACTGTCGCGACGATGGTAATCGTGCTAAACCGTTGATAGCCATACGTGATCGCCAAGTCTCCGATCCCACCTCCACCGACCGCCCCTGCCATCGCCGTTGCGCCGATTAGGCCAATCGTTGCTGTTGTGATCGAGAGTACGATAGATCCGAGCGTTTCTGGAATCAGAAAGCGGAAAATGATCTGAAGGGGTGTAGCCCCCATCGCCTCTGCCGCTTCGATAATGCCCGCGTTCACTTCCAAGAGCGAGTTCTCCACCAACCGGGCGATGTACGGACCCGTGTAAATGACTAGTGGCACGATGGCAGCGGTCGTTCCGATGGATGTCCCTACGATCAGCCGCGTAAACGGAATAATCGCCACGAGCAAGATAATAAAGGGAACCGACCGAAAAACATTGATGATCGGATTCAAAACGGAGAAAATAGCCTGGTTCTCCAGAATGTGACCTTTGCGTGTGACTACCAGTAGAACGCCCAGCGGCAGTCCAATAATCGTGGCGAAAATCAGGGAGATGCCCACCATATACAGCGTCTGATAGACTGCTTGTAGCACTTGATCTAAGCTGACTTCCATCTACGAGATCTCCTTCACTGACACATTTTGCTGTCGGATGTACTGATACGCCCGAGCAATATCTGCTTCGGTGCCCCTCAATTCGACGATGAGGTTCCCAAAGGGTACGCCTTGCAGCTCTGTGATGTTTCCGAACAGAACATTGACCTCCATTTGGAACCGCTTCGCCAGCTGGGAGACTATCTGTTGTCCAGAGTTCTCTCCGACAAAATGGATTTGGTAGATTCGCGATTTCCCCCGCTTCGCTTCCAGAGCCTGATACACACTGGGTGGAATATCGTCGCGGATGACTGACTTCACGAAATTGCGTGCCGTTTCCGTTTGCGGGCTGGCGAATAGCTCCAGCACGTTGCCTTGCTCCACGACTGTCCCTTGGTCCATCACGGCCACTCGGTTGCAAATCTCCTTGATTACATTCATTTCATGAGTGATCATGAGAATCGTGATGTTGTATTCTTTGTTCACTCGCTTTAACAGCTGCAGGATTGACTCTGTCGTTTGCGGGTCCAGTGCCGACGTTGCTTCATCGCTCAATAAAATGGAGGGATTGGTCGCCAACGCGCGGGCGATGCCTACCCGTTGCTTTTGCCCTCCGGATAGTTCATCGGGAAAACTCCTTGCCTTTTCCGTCAGACCCACAAACGAGAGTAGCTCTTCCACTCGCTCCTGCACGATTTTCTTAGGTGTCTGGCTCAACAACAACGGCATGGCGACATTTTCGAAAACCGTCTTGGATTCCAGTAGATTGAACTGCTGAAAGATCATTCCGATATTTTTCTTGACGCTGCGCAATTCGTGTACAGACAGAGCCGTTAAGTCCTTGCCGTCGAC
This is a stretch of genomic DNA from Brevibacillus choshinensis. It encodes these proteins:
- a CDS encoding LLM class flavin-dependent oxidoreductase, with translation MTQKRQIHFSAYLVGTGIHVASWRLPSAQRNASIDLEFYKQMAKTAERGKFDIAFIADSLAVNESSHSNILNRFEPTTLLAALAGATSKIGLVATASTTYHEPYNLARLFASVDQISNGRAGWNMVTTGDATGETGRNFSRHTHVEHDERYKQAEEFIDVVQGLWDSWEDDAFVQDKESGVYFDPKKMHRLNYKGSYYSVQGPLNIGRSRQGQPVIVQAGASEPGQRLAARTAEVVFSHVKDFEKAKEFYKSLKGKLADYGRTPDQLHILQGISPIVADTKEEAEAINRHLHDLLLPEQGLRFLSGYLGKVDFSNYTLDTPASEVEFPQDNGIQSHFERMTELIQKENPTLRELYALLEGGVNRELVGTPEQIADVLEKWFTQGAADGFMFVAPILPQGLDDFVDKVVPILQERGLYRLDYEGDTLRDHLGLHKPANRFVANSPLLTNVES
- a CDS encoding MetQ/NlpA family ABC transporter substrate-binding protein gives rise to the protein MKKFAILLVFVILAGLAAGCAKTEESKGLKIGIRGSESRTWEFVKEQAQKQGLNIELVQFNANVNPNTVLLEGDIDANAFQHVAFLDQFNTKNKSEIVPVGSTIIAPLGIYSDKFKKVEEIPDNAKIAVPNDDSNWGRSLVLLQEAGLIKVVDHFDGFGGADKIKENPKNLEIVPVDGATTPRVMKDVAASIINNGVAVEAGFLLKDSIFHESQTAKPYINVIATTKQNENREDLKKLVQVYQSKEVSDFITKTYQGNYIPTQVTVEELKNFKSAYASK
- a CDS encoding methionine ABC transporter permease — translated: MEVSLDQVLQAVYQTLYMVGISLIFATIIGLPLGVLLVVTRKGHILENQAIFSVLNPIINVFRSVPFIILLVAIIPFTRLIVGTSIGTTAAIVPLVIYTGPYIARLVENSLLEVNAGIIEAAEAMGATPLQIIFRFLIPETLGSIVLSITTATIGLIGATAMAGAVGGGGIGDLAITYGYQRFSTITIVATVIVLVILVQGIQSQGNRLARKIRRK
- a CDS encoding methionine ABC transporter ATP-binding protein; amino-acid sequence: MIEFLQVGKTFESGGKRINALKGVTLTVEKGDIFGVIGFSGAGKSTLLRTVNLLERPTSGSVIVDGKDLTALSVHELRSVKKNIGMIFQQFNLLESKTVFENVAMPLLLSQTPKKIVQERVEELLSFVGLTEKARSFPDELSGGQKQRVGIARALATNPSILLSDEATSALDPQTTESILQLLKRVNKEYNITILMITHEMNVIKEICNRVAVMDQGTVVEQGNVLELFASPQTETARNFVKSVIRDDIPPSVYQALEAKRGKSRIYQIHFVGENSGQQIVSQLAKRFQMEVNVLFGNITELQGVPFGNLIVELRGTEADIARAYQYIRQQNVSVKEIS